One window of the Zea mays cultivar B73 chromosome 3, Zm-B73-REFERENCE-NAM-5.0, whole genome shotgun sequence genome contains the following:
- the LOC100278164 gene encoding uncharacterized protein LOC100278164, whose product MAASRDHLGGDPPESTQLRLGDDIAWSEINGVYDRDDSLKENTNPKCVLKSQHPGAAGSSQRFSGNLKPTAAPIIGLSGKLGACARGHRHRPPAMFPGKARPGGGRASKAAVPDPGSPKVSCIGKVLSDHERARARLGVGRGSGAPGCCGFFMQRSRSRSRHSAVECVDQSPPPPEEAAAARSAEEATAPPPGLGGVRRFASGRRAAEWAAKVEDDGRVARSGPL is encoded by the coding sequence ATGGCCGCCTCGCGAGACCACCTCGGTGGCGACCCGCCGGAGTCGACGCAGCTGCGCCTCGGAGACGACATCGCGTGGTCGGAGATCAACGGCGTGTACGACCGCGACGACTCGCTCAAGGAGAACACCAACCCCAAGTGCGTCCTCAAGAGCCAGCACCCCGGCGCCGCCGGGTCCTCGCAGAGGTTCTCGGGCAACCTGAAGCCCACGGCGGCGCCCATCATCGGGCTTTCCGGGAAGCTCGGCGCGTGCGCGCGGGGGCACCGCCACCGCCCGCCCGCCATGTTTCCTGGGAAGGCCAGGCCCGGCGGCGGGCGCGCGTCCAAGGCGGCCGTCCCGGACCCCGGGTCGCCCAAGGTGTCCTGCATCGGGAAGGTCCTCTCGGAccacgagcgagcgcgcgcgcgcctcGGCGTCGGCCGCGGCTCCGGGGCGCCTGGGTGCTGCGGCTTCTTCATGCAGCGCAGCCGGAGCCGGTCCAGGCACAGCGCCGTCGAGTGCGTCGACCAGTCCCCGCCGCCGCCCGAGGAGGCTGCAGCGGCGAGGTCCGCGGAGGAGGCGACGGCGCCACCGCCGGGGCTGGGAGGTGTGCGGCGGTTTGCGTCGGGGAGGCGAGCGGCGGAGTGGGCGGCCAAGGTGGAGGACGACGGGCGCGTGGCGAGATCTGGGCCGTTGTAG